One segment of Syngnathus scovelli strain Florida chromosome 6, RoL_Ssco_1.2, whole genome shotgun sequence DNA contains the following:
- the frmd4a gene encoding FERM domain-containing protein 4A isoform X13: MRTCLLLLLRSGCCWKLVCKPHDSLLSGINTWTVFFLPPESFFFSSPVGAKSGALKMTEGRRCQVHLLDDRKLELLVQPKLMAKDLLDLVASHFNLKEKEYFGIAYTDETGHFSWLQLDRRVLEHEFPKKSGPIVLYFCVRFYIESISYLKDNATIELFFLNAKSIIYKELIEVDSDVVFELASYILQEAKSDFTSNEATRSDLKKLPALPTQALKEHPSLAYCEERVIEHYKKLNGQSRGQAIVNYMSIVESLPTYGVHYYAVKDKQGIPWWLGLSYKGIFQYDHQDKVKPRKVFQWRQLENLYFREKKFSVEVHDPRRASVTRRTFGHSGIAVHTWYACPALIKSIWAMAISQHQFYLDRKQSKSKIHAARSLSEIAIDLTETGTLKISKLANMGSKGKIISGSSGSLLSSGSQESDSSQTAKKDMLAALRARQEALEETLRQRLEELKNICIREAELTGKLPKEYPLDPGEEAPTVRRKIGTAFKLDEQKILPKGEEEELERLEREFAIQSQITEAARRLASDPHVSSKKLKKQRKTSYLNALKKLQEIENSINEYRIRSGKKPTQRASLIIEEANLGSEDSSLSDALVLDDEDSQLTGTPNFSPMASPHKGLPPRPPSHSRPPPPQSLDGLRHLHFGRADYDKSPIKPKMWSESSLDEPYEKVKKRSSHSSHRRFPSSGSTEAGGSNSLQSSPIRSLPQWNSQSSMPSTPDLRTRTPHYVHSTRSVDISPTRLHSLAQHFRNRSSSLESQGKLLISDPDTHPHALGTLGSPDFFLGPTRSSNGSDPLDDCSSCTSQSSSEHFYPAGGTLAPSSNPNYSTLGEDSPSKARQRQRHRSAGHLGSSNSGSMPNLAAKNGSVSGSGGGGIGGGHHGVYLHSQSQPSSQYRIKEYPLYVEGSPNPVVVRSLESDQEGHYSVKAQFKTSSSYTAGGLYKEAWGGEEGGEGGGRLTPSRSQIVRTPSLGREGSSGGGGRAAVSEELRCWYQRSSGSLKERSHSHSGSTSSETGSQQGTLGHGRGSRVGTLAKGSPVASPHSQRSMTPSSEHAATPPCSPQHILNWQSGGTADSSPTEDLCRSPLQPSSGV; this comes from the exons GGGCCACTTTAGTTGGCTGCAGCTGGACCGCAGGGTATTAGAACATGAATTCCCCAAGAAATCAGGGCCCATTGTTCTCTACTTCTGTGTCAG GTTCTACATAGAGAGTATATCATACTTGAAAGACAATGCCACCATTGAGCTGTTTTTTCTCAATGCCAAGTCCATCATCTACAAG GAGCTCATTGAAGTGGACAGCGATGTCGTCTTTGAACTGGCTTCCTATATTCTTCAA GAGGCCAAAAGTGATTTCACCAG TAATGAGGCAACCAGGTCTGACCTAAAGAAGCTCCCTGCTCTGCCCACTCAGGCCCTAAAAGAGCACCCGTCCCTGGCCTACTG TGAGGAGCGGGTCATCGAGCACTACAAGAAGCTCAACGGGCAGTCCAGAGGACAAGCTATTGTAAA CTACATGAGCATTGTGGAGTCCCTACCCACATATGGAGTACATTACTACGCCGTAAAG GATAAGCAGGGGATCCCATGGTGGCTGGGTCTGAGCTATAAAGGCATATTTCAGTATGACCATCAGGACAAAGTCAAACCCAGAAAG GTGTTCCAATGGCGTCAGTTGGAGAATCTCTATTTCAGAGAGAAGAAGTTCTCAGTGGAAGTTCATGACCCCAGGAG GGCGTCGGTGACACGCAGAACGTTTGGCCACAGTGGCATCGCAGTGCACACCTGGTATGCCTGTCCGGCCCTCATCAAGTCCATCTGGGCCATGGCCATAAGCCAACACCAGTTCTATCTAGACCGCAAGCAGAGCAAG TCTAAGATCCACGCTGCACGCAGTCTGAGCGAGATTGCCATCGACCTCACTGAAACAGGAACGCTGAAAATCTCCAAACTGGCCAACATGGGCAGCAAAGGCAAGATTATCAGTGGGAGCAGTGGCAGTCTGCTCTCTTCAG GCTCTCAGGAATCAGACAGCTCCCAAACAGCCAAGAAGGACATGTTGGCTGCGCTGAGGGCCCGCCAGGAAGCTCTGGAGGAAACGCTGAGGCAGAGGCTTGAGGAGCTCAAGAACATCTGTATCAGAGAGGCT GAGCTGACAGGAAAACTTCCCAAGGAATACCCTCTCGACCCAGGCGAGGAAGCGCCCACAGTGAGGCGAAAGATTGGTACTGCCTTCAAACTGGATGAGCAGAAGATTCTTCCGAAGGGGGAG GAAGAAGAACTGGAGCGGTTGGAGCGGGAGTTCGCCATTCAGTCGCAGATTACCGAGGCCGCCCGGCGCCTGGCCAGTGACCCACACGTGAGCAGCAAGAAGCTGAAGAAGCAGAGGAAGACATCTTATCTCAACGCGCTTAAGAAGCTACAAGAGATCGAGAATTCCATCAATGAATATCGGATTCGCTCTGGCAAGAAACCTACGCAGAGGGCGTCGCTTATAATTGAAG AGGCCAACCTGGGCTCTGAAGACAGCTCGCTGTCCGATGCTCTGGTCCTGGACGATGAAGACTCCCAACTGACCGGGACCCCCAACTTCTCACCAATGGCGTCACCCCACAAAGGTCTCCCCCCGCGCCCGCCATCTCACAGTCGTCCCCCGCCCCCGCAGTCCCTAGACGGGTTGCGGCACCTGCACTTCGGCCGCGCCGACTACGACAAATCGCCCATCAAGCCCAAAATGTGGAGCGAGTCATCGCTTGATGAGCCGTATGAAAAAGTCAAGAAGCGCTCGTCTCACTCGAG TCACAGAAGATTCCCGAGCTCTGGCAGCACAGAAGCAGGAGGTAGCAACTCTCTGCAAAGCAGCCCCATCAGGAGCCTCCCTCAGTGGAACTCTCAGTCCAGCATGCCGTCCACACCGGACCTGAGGACCCGGACGCCACACTATGTGCATTCCACCAG GTCAGTGGACATCAGTCCCACACGTCTGCACAGTCTCGCTCAGCACTTTAGGAACCGCAGCTCCAGTCTGGAATCCCAGGGAAAGCTCCTGATATCGGACCCAGATACGCACCCGCACGCCCTGGGCACACTGGGAAGCCCGGACTTTTTCCTGGGCCCAACACGCAGTTCCAATGGCTCCGACCCGCTGGACGACTGTTCCTCCTGCACCAGCCAGAGCAGCTCCGAGCACTTCTACCCCGCCGGCGGGACTTTGGCGCCCAGTAGCAACCCCAACTACTCAACCCTCGGGGAGGACTCTCCCTCCAAAGCCAGGCAGCGGCAGCGACACAG GTCTGCTGGTCACCTGGGGTCGTCCAACTCTGGCTCTATGCCAAACCTGGCAGCTAAGAACGGCTCAGTTAGCGGTTCGGGCGGCGGCGGTATCGGCGGTGGACACCACGGCGTCTACCTCCATAGCCAGAGCCAGCCGTCCTCCCAGTACCGCATCAAAGAGTACCCGCTGTACGTGGAGGGCAGCCCCAACCCGGTGGTGGTGCGCAGCCTGGAGAGCGACCAGGAGGGCCACTACAGCGTGAAGGCCCAGTTCAAGACCTCCAGCTCCTACACGGCCGGGGGACTCTACAAGGAGGCctggggaggggaggagggcgGCGAGGGCGGCGGGCGACTCACGCCGTCCCGCTCGCAAATCGTACGGACTCCATCGCTGGGGCGAGAGGGGAGCAGCGGAGGAGGCGGGAGGGCGGCCGTTTCGGAAGAGCTGCGCTGCTGGTACCAGAGGTCGTCCGGGAGCCTGAAGGAGAGGAGTCACTCCCATTCGGGGTCCACCTCATCTGAAACAGGGTCACAGCAAGGCACGCTAGGACACGGGCGGGGCAGCAGGGTGGGAACGCTCGCCAAAGGCTCACCAG TCGCGTCCCCACACAGCCAGAGGAGTATGACGCCCTCCAGCGAGCATGCAGCCACGCCCCCCTGCAGTCCGCAGCACATCCTGAACTGGCAGAGCGG AGGCACAGCTGACAGCTCTCCCACTGAGGACCTCTGTCGGTCTCCTCTTCAGCCCAGCTCTGGTGTCTAG